In the genome of Candidatus Goldiibacteriota bacterium HGW-Goldbacteria-1, one region contains:
- a CDS encoding TIGR00730 family Rossman fold protein, whose product MSTRERYVLEDIADDSWRMFRIISEFVDGFEDLGDITKGVTIFGSAREAAGSKYYEAARKTANILAKKNYTVITGGGGGIMEAANRGAFDAGKRSVGLNIELPFEQKPNKYAQTQVGFRYFFARKVMFLKYATGFVVFPGGFGTLDELFEAVTLIQTHKVKPFPVALYGRKYWSGLIDWLKDSLMEHGAISPGDMNLFKVVDTPEDAVKHITRKLEK is encoded by the coding sequence ATGAGCACAAGAGAGCGTTATGTACTTGAAGATATAGCCGACGACAGCTGGAGAATGTTCCGTATAATTTCAGAATTTGTGGACGGGTTTGAAGACCTGGGAGATATTACAAAAGGCGTGACAATCTTTGGTTCTGCAAGGGAAGCGGCGGGAAGCAAGTATTATGAAGCGGCCAGAAAGACTGCAAACATCCTTGCGAAAAAAAATTATACCGTAATTACAGGCGGCGGCGGCGGAATCATGGAAGCAGCAAACCGGGGAGCTTTTGACGCCGGCAAAAGAAGCGTAGGGCTGAATATAGAGCTTCCTTTTGAACAGAAGCCGAACAAATACGCGCAGACCCAGGTTGGGTTTCGGTACTTTTTTGCCCGAAAAGTTATGTTTCTGAAATATGCAACAGGGTTTGTGGTATTCCCGGGGGGGTTCGGCACGCTGGATGAACTTTTTGAAGCTGTCACGCTTATTCAGACGCATAAAGTTAAACCGTTTCCCGTGGCGCTTTACGGCAGAAAATACTGGAGCGGGCTTATAGACTGGCTGAAAGATTCGCTTATGGAACACGGCGCCATATCGCCGGGAGATATGAACCTTTTTAAAGTGGTGGACACGCCTGAAGACGCGGTAAAACACATAACCCGGAAACTGGAAAAATGA
- a CDS encoding glycosyl transferase family 2: protein MWRVKVITAVVAVRSLEEEEKVITNLQAYPFEEIILAQGQNPSLQRNMAVKEAQGDIIYFFDDDSVLQPGGVESVLEAFQSDASAAVCGGPALTPDTDSRIQKSFGAVLSSSWASAKSSARYKKAGNKRYTGEHEMILCNMAVKKDVFNNMNGFREDLYPNEENEFLTRVSSSGAKIVYEPKAAVQRSARHDYTAFVKQCFNYGRGRGEQAVISFDNSAMMNFVPALFVLYLLFAAVTGGGIFISIPFFVYLALTLAFSYEAAVQLNDIPFIPFIFLCFFTLHLCYGAGTIFGLARAITGNKPEIVSEVKLKTIRKA, encoded by the coding sequence ATATGGAGGGTTAAAGTGATAACGGCGGTTGTGGCGGTACGTTCGCTGGAAGAGGAAGAAAAAGTAATTACTAATTTACAAGCGTACCCTTTTGAAGAGATAATCCTTGCGCAGGGACAGAATCCGTCGCTTCAGAGAAACATGGCGGTTAAAGAGGCGCAGGGGGATATAATATATTTTTTTGATGACGATTCTGTGTTACAGCCGGGCGGTGTTGAATCTGTCCTGGAAGCCTTTCAAAGCGATGCTTCTGCCGCTGTATGCGGGGGGCCCGCGCTGACACCGGATACTGACAGCAGGATTCAAAAATCATTCGGCGCCGTATTATCAAGTTCCTGGGCTTCCGCTAAAAGCAGCGCAAGGTATAAAAAAGCGGGTAATAAAAGATATACAGGCGAGCATGAAATGATTCTTTGCAACATGGCGGTCAAGAAAGATGTTTTTAATAATATGAACGGCTTCAGGGAAGACCTGTATCCCAATGAAGAAAATGAATTCCTGACGCGTGTAAGTTCTTCCGGGGCAAAGATAGTATATGAACCCAAAGCCGCGGTGCAGCGCAGCGCAAGGCATGACTATACGGCGTTTGTAAAGCAGTGTTTTAATTACGGAAGGGGCAGGGGCGAGCAGGCCGTTATCTCTTTTGATAACTCCGCGATGATGAACTTTGTCCCGGCTTTATTTGTGCTGTATCTGCTTTTTGCGGCGGTTACCGGCGGCGGTATTTTTATATCCATTCCATTCTTTGTATATCTGGCGCTTACATTAGCTTTCTCCTATGAAGCCGCTGTACAGCTAAATGACATTCCGTTTATACCTTTTATATTTTTATGTTTTTTCACACTGCATCTGTGTTATGGCGCGGGGACTATATTCGGGCTTGCAAGGGCTATAACAGGCAATAAGCCGGAGATAGTCAGTGAAGTAAAACTTAAAACAATAAGGAAAGCGTAA
- the amrS gene encoding AmmeMemoRadiSam system radical SAM enzyme, with translation MLHEARYYQKVPVLKTRCVLCPHRCLISKGKTGICGVRSNIDGVLYSKIYGEVTSYSDDPIEKKPLYHFMPGKNIFSIGSWGCNFKCTFCQNWSISQRMDVDTEHFEKEDIVNIAVSHNSSGIAYTYNEPSIWYEFVYDTAVHAREKGLRNVLVTNGFISEEPLKELLPHIDAMNIDLKAGSEMFYREVCNGQIEPVMRTIKMAYEAGVHVELTTLVIPALNDRDDIDQIVEWVESISPEIPIHFSRYYPQYKMDIDPTSIESLQEVYQRAKQKLKHVYIGNVPKDAGGCDTFCANCGEKLIERDLYEVKVLKLTPEGNCGKCGTKLKGVF, from the coding sequence TTGCTTCACGAAGCAAGGTATTACCAGAAAGTACCGGTATTAAAGACAAGGTGCGTGCTTTGCCCGCACAGATGCCTTATTTCCAAGGGAAAGACGGGTATCTGCGGGGTAAGGTCAAACATAGACGGGGTGCTGTACTCCAAAATATACGGGGAAGTTACATCTTATTCGGACGATCCTATAGAGAAAAAACCGCTTTATCATTTTATGCCGGGCAAAAATATATTTTCCATTGGCTCGTGGGGGTGTAATTTTAAATGCACCTTCTGTCAGAACTGGTCAATTTCGCAGCGCATGGATGTGGACACAGAGCACTTTGAAAAAGAAGACATTGTCAACATCGCGGTCAGCCATAATTCTTCAGGCATAGCGTATACTTATAACGAACCTTCCATATGGTATGAATTTGTGTATGACACTGCCGTTCATGCCCGGGAAAAAGGGTTAAGGAATGTACTTGTAACAAACGGATTTATCAGTGAAGAGCCGCTTAAAGAGCTGCTTCCCCATATTGATGCGATGAATATAGACCTAAAAGCCGGGTCAGAGATGTTTTACAGGGAAGTCTGCAACGGGCAGATAGAACCTGTAATGAGAACAATAAAAATGGCATATGAAGCCGGTGTGCATGTTGAACTTACCACGCTTGTTATTCCCGCGTTAAATGACAGGGATGATATTGACCAGATTGTGGAATGGGTAGAGTCTATATCGCCGGAAATTCCGATTCATTTTTCGCGCTATTATCCGCAGTATAAAATGGACATAGACCCAACATCAATAGAATCGCTTCAGGAAGTCTATCAAAGGGCAAAACAGAAATTAAAACATGTTTATATCGGCAATGTCCCAAAAGACGCGGGCGGCTGCGACACGTTCTGCGCCAACTGCGGCGAGAAACTTATTGAACGTGATTTGTATGAAGTAAAAGTATTAAAACTGACACCGGAAGGCAATTGCGGAAAATGCGGAACGAAGCTTAAGGGCGTGTTTTAA
- the maf gene encoding septum formation protein Maf, with the protein MQTLILASTSPRRKDILKQFGIKFKVIAPDSDEEAVKKSLKTNNPYEIANIIAYEKAKSVLPKVKKGIILGSDTIVVLKGEILGKPKNKKDAISILSKLSSNTHSVITSIALIDAQTGKSIVTYDESRIYFKKMSPAAVKKYIDENHVLDKAGAYAIQENSDPFVRKTTGSYYNIVGLPIEKLITTLKLWDRI; encoded by the coding sequence ATGCAGACTTTAATTCTTGCTTCAACATCCCCAAGGCGTAAAGATATTTTAAAACAATTTGGAATTAAGTTTAAGGTTATTGCGCCGGATTCAGATGAAGAAGCCGTAAAAAAGTCTTTAAAAACAAATAACCCTTATGAAATTGCCAATATTATAGCTTATGAAAAGGCAAAATCTGTTCTGCCTAAAGTTAAAAAAGGAATTATACTTGGTTCTGATACAATTGTAGTGCTTAAAGGCGAGATTCTGGGCAAGCCAAAGAATAAAAAAGATGCAATCAGTATACTGTCAAAACTCAGTTCAAATACCCATTCTGTTATTACATCAATCGCTTTAATTGACGCGCAGACAGGCAAATCTATTGTAACTTACGATGAGTCACGGATTTATTTTAAAAAGATGAGCCCGGCCGCGGTTAAGAAATACATAGATGAAAACCACGTGCTGGATAAGGCAGGGGCGTACGCCATACAGGAAAACTCCGACCCTTTTGTTAGAAAAACAACGGGCAGCTACTATAACATTGTGGGGCTTCCGATAGAAAAGCTGATTACCACGCTTAAGTTATGGGACAGAATTTAG
- the rfbF gene encoding glucose-1-phosphate cytidylyltransferase: MKVVILAGGYGTRISEESHLKPKPMVEIGDRPMLWHIMKHYSHYGFNEFIICCGYKGYMIKEYFANYYLHRSDITFDFSENNKMIVHSNVAEPWKVTLVDTGKDTMTGGRIKRIEKYTGDEPFLLTYGDGVSDVNLNSLVKHHKKYKKSITITAVRPTGRFGTVEISKNKTVKGFHEKNKIDEGWINGGFMVVEPAVFKMIKNDSTVFEKDILEKLSVKGGLSAFEHSGFWQCMDNVRDKKLLDEMYNSGKAPWMVWDDSSWAAGRLGSSAGIKPRRKK, from the coding sequence ATGAAAGTAGTTATTCTTGCGGGCGGGTATGGAACCAGGATTAGCGAAGAAAGCCATTTAAAACCCAAACCAATGGTGGAAATAGGCGACAGGCCCATGCTTTGGCATATTATGAAACATTACTCTCACTATGGTTTCAATGAATTTATCATCTGCTGCGGATATAAGGGTTATATGATAAAAGAGTATTTTGCGAATTATTACCTTCACCGCTCGGATATTACTTTTGATTTCTCCGAAAACAATAAAATGATTGTGCACAGCAATGTGGCGGAGCCGTGGAAAGTGACGCTTGTTGATACGGGTAAGGACACAATGACAGGCGGCAGGATAAAGCGTATAGAAAAATACACTGGGGATGAACCGTTTCTGCTTACATATGGCGACGGGGTAAGCGATGTAAACTTAAATTCGCTGGTAAAACACCATAAAAAATATAAAAAAAGCATAACAATAACCGCCGTAAGGCCCACCGGCAGGTTTGGGACAGTGGAAATATCCAAAAATAAAACTGTAAAAGGTTTCCATGAGAAGAACAAGATAGATGAAGGGTGGATAAACGGCGGATTTATGGTTGTGGAACCGGCAGTATTTAAGATGATAAAAAATGACAGTACTGTTTTTGAAAAAGACATACTTGAAAAGCTTTCGGTAAAAGGCGGCCTTTCGGCTTTTGAACACAGCGGTTTCTGGCAGTGTATGGATAATGTAAGGGATAAAAAGCTTCTTGATGAAATGTATAATTCGGGGAAAGCCCCGTGGATGGTGTGGGATGACAGCAGCTGGGCAGCTGGGCGGCTGGGCAGCTCGGCTGGAATAAAGCCAAGGCGGAAAAAATAA
- the rfbG gene encoding CDP-glucose 4,6-dehydratase, producing the protein MLKFYENRKVLITGCTGFKGTWLSRILINTGAVVTGYALEPPTEPSLFKLIKLNKQMKSITGDIRDIEKLSKTIIKEKPEIVIHMAAQPLVRESYKDPVTTYETNVMGTVNILEACRKAPSVRSIVNVTTDKVYENKEWDRGYNEDDVLNGHDPYSNSKSCSELVTSSYKKAFYNEIDNPALSSARSGNVIGGGDFSQDRLIPDCFRGAKAGQNAVIRNPQSTRPYQHVLDCLSGYLLLAEKQYNKKLCGSYNFGPAEGDFVNNEELVKMFCDAWGNNLKYENRPDNGPHEAHFLKLDITKAKQELGWKPKLNVKTAVEMTAQWYKAYLNKEDVVKIMDQQIKDYFEIAD; encoded by the coding sequence ATGTTAAAATTTTATGAAAATAGAAAAGTTTTAATTACCGGCTGTACCGGTTTTAAAGGGACGTGGTTGTCGCGGATTCTAATCAATACGGGAGCCGTGGTTACAGGATATGCTCTGGAACCGCCCACAGAACCCAGTCTTTTTAAATTGATAAAACTTAATAAACAAATGAAATCAATAACCGGGGATATACGTGATATTGAAAAACTTTCAAAAACTATAATAAAAGAAAAACCGGAGATTGTTATCCATATGGCGGCACAGCCGCTTGTACGGGAATCCTATAAAGACCCTGTAACAACTTATGAAACCAACGTGATGGGCACGGTTAATATCCTGGAAGCGTGCAGAAAAGCGCCTTCTGTAAGGTCGATAGTTAATGTTACCACGGATAAAGTGTACGAGAATAAGGAATGGGACAGGGGATATAATGAAGACGACGTTTTAAACGGGCATGACCCGTATTCCAATTCAAAATCGTGTTCAGAACTTGTTACAAGCAGCTACAAAAAGGCGTTTTATAACGAAATAGATAATCCGGCGCTTTCTTCCGCGCGTTCCGGAAATGTAATAGGCGGAGGGGATTTTTCGCAGGACAGGCTTATTCCGGATTGTTTTAGGGGTGCAAAAGCGGGCCAAAACGCGGTAATACGCAATCCGCAGTCCACAAGGCCTTACCAGCATGTGCTTGACTGCCTGTCGGGTTATCTTTTGCTTGCCGAAAAACAGTATAATAAAAAATTATGCGGAAGTTATAATTTTGGACCTGCAGAAGGCGACTTTGTAAATAATGAAGAACTGGTAAAAATGTTCTGTGACGCGTGGGGTAATAATTTAAAGTATGAAAACAGGCCTGATAACGGCCCGCATGAAGCGCACTTTTTAAAGCTTGATATAACAAAAGCAAAACAGGAATTAGGGTGGAAACCAAAGTTAAATGTGAAAACTGCTGTTGAAATGACCGCGCAGTGGTATAAGGCGTATTTGAATAAAGAAGATGTTGTTAAAATTATGGATCAGCAGATAAAGGATTATTTTGAAATAGCGGATTAA
- a CDS encoding lipopolysaccharide biosynthesis protein RfbH, which yields MFMSKNTEKQGRARILKQVEGYYKSFHVKKPFIEGERIPYASRVYNEKEMTNLVDSSLEFWLTAGRYTAQFEKQFAAFLGIKYSLLVNSGSSANLLAFMALTSPLLKDRAIKRGDEIITVAAGFPTTVAPIIQYGAVPVFVDVTIPQYNIDVKMLKNALTKKTKAVMAAHTLGNPFDLKAVKKFCRDNNLWLIEDNCDSLGSKYTIDSKEKYTGTIGDIGTSSFYPPHHMTMGEGGAVYTDNPLLKKIAASMRDWGRDCVCASGQDNLCGHRFDKQFGQLPKGYDHKYVYSHFGYNLKATDMQAAIGCAQLEKMPDFIKKRAHNWEYLRKNLECLNDMLILPEPAINSKPSWFGFLITIKENAGISRDAIVRHLEFKKIQTRMLFAGNLIKHPCFDEMRKAKKGYKTAGRLENTDRIMNDTFWIGVYPGMTDKMLNVMIKELKTACGK from the coding sequence TTGTTTATGTCTAAAAACACAGAAAAACAGGGCCGCGCGCGGATACTTAAACAGGTTGAAGGTTACTATAAATCCTTTCATGTAAAGAAACCTTTTATTGAAGGGGAACGCATTCCTTATGCGTCGCGCGTTTATAATGAAAAAGAGATGACCAATCTTGTGGACTCATCGTTGGAATTCTGGCTTACCGCAGGCAGATATACCGCGCAGTTTGAAAAACAGTTTGCCGCGTTTCTGGGTATTAAGTACAGTCTTCTTGTAAACTCCGGCTCTTCGGCGAACCTTCTGGCGTTTATGGCGCTTACATCGCCGTTGTTAAAAGACAGGGCCATAAAAAGGGGCGATGAGATTATAACAGTTGCGGCGGGTTTTCCCACAACTGTCGCGCCTATAATTCAATATGGAGCTGTTCCTGTTTTTGTCGATGTTACTATTCCGCAGTATAATATAGACGTTAAGATGTTAAAAAACGCATTAACTAAAAAGACAAAAGCGGTTATGGCCGCGCATACCCTGGGCAACCCGTTTGACTTAAAAGCTGTCAAGAAATTCTGCAGGGACAATAACCTGTGGCTTATAGAAGATAACTGCGATTCACTGGGCTCCAAATATACAATAGACAGCAAAGAAAAATATACCGGAACAATAGGCGATATCGGCACATCAAGTTTCTACCCGCCGCACCATATGACAATGGGTGAAGGCGGCGCGGTTTATACGGATAATCCGCTGTTAAAAAAAATAGCCGCGTCAATGCGCGACTGGGGCCGCGACTGCGTATGCGCGTCCGGCCAGGACAACCTGTGCGGGCACCGTTTTGATAAACAGTTTGGTCAATTACCCAAAGGGTATGACCACAAGTATGTTTATTCACATTTTGGTTATAACCTGAAAGCCACGGATATGCAGGCGGCAATAGGGTGCGCCCAGCTTGAAAAAATGCCCGATTTTATTAAAAAACGCGCGCATAACTGGGAATATTTAAGAAAAAATCTGGAATGCCTGAATGATATGCTGATTCTTCCGGAACCTGCAATAAATTCCAAACCTTCATGGTTTGGTTTTTTAATTACAATAAAAGAAAACGCGGGTATAAGCAGGGATGCAATTGTGCGCCATCTTGAATTTAAAAAGATTCAGACAAGGATGCTTTTCGCGGGAAATTTAATAAAGCACCCGTGTTTTGATGAAATGCGTAAGGCGAAAAAAGGGTACAAAACGGCGGGCAGGCTTGAAAACACGGACAGGATAATGAATGACACATTCTGGATAGGCGTATATCCCGGA